A window from Opitutia bacterium ISCC 52 encodes these proteins:
- a CDS encoding AMP-binding protein: protein MSFNVARFLPKTAAAQPTDCALKIPQGWDGDNIHYRSLTFRELEMLSNRCANYLKEKGVVRGARVQLAVRPGLELILITFALFKLGAVPVVIDPGMGVKNFLACVRRTKPDVLVGIPMAIGLSRLFWGSFKGVQFRISVGGSFEKRLGNASSEPVLENTQIDDLAAILFTSGSTGAPKGVLYEHGMFDAQVRLIGKAYGIERGEVDLPMLPVFALFNPAFGMTTIVPEMNPSRPATVDPRNIVQAILQNEVTNSFGSPVLWTKICRYCEKESIQLPSIRRVLMAGAPVPFQLIESFKRVIVNGEIHTPYGATESLPVSSLSGKTILEETQSKTSQGAGTCVGKPVPEMDALVIRISEEPIQNLDGVEPLSAGEVGELIVKGPVVTKGYDHLEEATSKAKIKDGDTIWHRMGDTAYLDEDGTIWFCGRVAERVQTSDGVLFTDPIEAIFNQQKGVFRSALIGLGESGNQVPAIVIEPEQDQQTSDEWAESLLKTIPEGSLAARVKRVFFHKSFPVDVRHNAKIHRLTLAKEFGKQ, encoded by the coding sequence ATGAGTTTTAACGTCGCCAGATTCCTCCCGAAAACCGCTGCGGCCCAGCCAACGGATTGTGCGTTGAAAATTCCGCAGGGTTGGGACGGGGATAATATCCATTATCGCAGCCTTACTTTTAGGGAGTTGGAAATGTTGAGTAACCGCTGCGCGAACTACCTCAAAGAGAAGGGCGTAGTGCGAGGCGCTCGCGTTCAGTTAGCTGTTCGTCCGGGGTTGGAGCTTATTCTGATTACCTTCGCACTCTTCAAGCTGGGGGCCGTTCCGGTGGTGATCGATCCTGGAATGGGTGTGAAAAACTTTCTCGCCTGCGTCCGACGGACTAAACCGGATGTATTGGTCGGTATTCCCATGGCAATCGGGCTGAGTCGCTTATTTTGGGGCAGTTTCAAAGGAGTCCAGTTTCGCATTTCAGTAGGCGGATCGTTTGAAAAACGTTTGGGCAATGCTTCATCTGAACCGGTCCTGGAGAATACTCAGATCGACGACCTTGCCGCCATTTTGTTTACGTCGGGCTCAACGGGTGCACCCAAAGGAGTGCTTTATGAGCATGGGATGTTCGATGCCCAAGTACGTTTGATAGGGAAGGCATACGGAATCGAGCGAGGCGAAGTGGATCTTCCCATGCTGCCGGTGTTCGCTTTGTTTAATCCTGCCTTTGGGATGACAACCATAGTGCCGGAAATGAATCCGAGTAGACCGGCCACCGTTGACCCTAGAAACATCGTCCAGGCCATTCTGCAAAATGAAGTGACCAACTCATTCGGCTCACCGGTGTTGTGGACCAAGATTTGCCGATACTGTGAAAAAGAGTCGATTCAACTACCTAGTATTCGACGTGTCTTAATGGCAGGTGCTCCTGTTCCTTTCCAGTTAATTGAATCCTTCAAAAGGGTTATTGTGAATGGTGAGATTCATACACCCTACGGAGCTACCGAGTCGCTACCCGTGAGTAGTCTGTCGGGAAAAACGATACTCGAAGAGACACAATCAAAAACCAGCCAAGGTGCTGGAACCTGTGTCGGAAAACCCGTTCCTGAAATGGATGCTCTGGTGATTCGTATTTCCGAAGAGCCGATACAAAACTTAGATGGAGTTGAACCGTTATCTGCAGGCGAAGTGGGAGAATTGATCGTAAAAGGACCGGTTGTAACAAAGGGCTATGATCACCTTGAAGAGGCTACCTCCAAAGCTAAAATCAAAGATGGCGATACGATCTGGCATCGCATGGGTGACACGGCTTACCTGGATGAAGATGGCACTATTTGGTTCTGTGGCCGGGTTGCCGAACGGGTGCAAACAAGCGATGGGGTTTTGTTCACCGACCCCATCGAAGCCATCTTTAATCAACAGAAAGGCGTCTTCCGCTCTGCCTTGATTGGCTTGGGCGAATCTGGAAATCAAGTTCCTGCGATTGTGATCGAGCCGGAGCAGGATCAGCAAACGAGTGACGAGTGGGCAGAGAGTTTATTGAAAACCATTCCTGAAGGATCCCTCGCTGCTCGAGTGAAACGAGTATTCTTCCACAAATCGTTTCCCGTAGACGTGCGTCACAATGCCAAGATTCATCGGCTGACCTTGGCGAAGGAATTTGGGAAGCAGTAA